From Pelosinus fermentans DSM 17108, the proteins below share one genomic window:
- a CDS encoding magnesium transporter CorA family protein, which produces MLTTYKTLQDKLQEVSWDPSEKGVWIKLIDPTVEEILQLSAAAQIPEYFFRFAIDEDDCPRIILGQNCILAIIHVPLSLGEDRYETSPLSIILTPHTTITISDHLVQVLPEHNDRSRFLFDTARRTQFFFQILYHADTVFLKYIRQIRRRTDEIELNLRKSTTNEEVFQLLDLEKGLTYFTAALRGNVIVAETILRMRSDPQMRPLLQMHEEDEDVLESVIIENKRALELVQTYSEILSSMMDAFSSVINNNLNHIMKFLASATILISIPTMISSFWSMTVPVPGNDTAIGFWLVLFFALTTSCCVGLYLRKKGIL; this is translated from the coding sequence ATGCTGACAACCTACAAAACATTGCAAGACAAGCTCCAGGAAGTTTCATGGGACCCTTCTGAAAAGGGAGTTTGGATAAAGCTCATCGACCCAACAGTAGAAGAGATCTTACAACTGTCAGCTGCCGCTCAAATCCCTGAATACTTTTTTCGCTTTGCAATCGATGAAGATGACTGTCCTAGAATCATCTTAGGACAAAACTGTATTCTTGCTATTATTCACGTACCCCTTTCTCTCGGCGAGGATCGTTATGAAACATCCCCTCTCAGCATTATACTAACTCCGCATACAACGATCACCATCAGTGATCATTTAGTCCAAGTGCTCCCTGAACATAACGATCGAAGCCGTTTCTTATTTGACACTGCCAGGAGAACCCAATTTTTCTTTCAAATATTGTATCATGCAGATACAGTTTTTTTGAAGTACATACGCCAAATCCGCAGACGGACAGATGAAATTGAACTTAACTTACGCAAATCAACAACAAATGAAGAAGTCTTTCAGCTCCTTGACCTGGAAAAAGGACTCACTTATTTTACCGCTGCTTTGCGCGGCAATGTAATTGTGGCTGAGACAATACTTCGTATGCGCTCAGACCCACAAATGCGCCCTTTACTGCAAATGCATGAAGAGGATGAAGACGTCTTAGAAAGCGTTATTATTGAAAATAAACGGGCCTTAGAACTCGTACAGACCTATAGTGAAATTCTAAGCAGTATGATGGATGCCTTTTCTTCTGTCATCAATAACAATCTAAATCATATTATGAAATTCTTGGCTTCCGCAACCATATTGATCTCCATTCCAACGATGATTTCAAGCTTTTGGAGTATGACCGTTCCTGTACCTGGAAACGATACAGCGATAGGTTTTTGGCTCGTTTTATTTTTTGCCCTTACTACCAGCTGCTGCGTTGGTCTTTATCTTAGAAAAAAAGGTATACTTTAA
- a CDS encoding iron-containing alcohol dehydrogenase, whose protein sequence is MNKKVIEYFMTPISILGVGCLDQIVNYIKPMAFRKALIVSDKILVEMKLIDKLTDVLKSAGVFYIIHDDVSPNPTIPQVDYGLKLFQDNGCDFLISFGGGSPHDCAKAIALLATNGGEIKNYVGLNKSKKTSAPLIAINTTAGTGSELTRFCVITDEKNHIKMTITDWHVTPIIAVNDAELMLGMPPGLTAATGMDALTHAIEAYVSTNATPVTDCKALKAIELIAGYLKTAFSNGSDIHAREMMVYAEYLAGIAFNNASLGYVHALAHQLGGMYNLPHGLANSIMLPYVVDYNRHAVPHHYAAIARALGKDTKDLSDEAAALLAVAAIKELIQDLKIPKTLSEVRGFNEKDIPTLAANALKDICCVTNPRQGPQEEIEGIFRSAI, encoded by the coding sequence ATGAACAAAAAAGTCATTGAATATTTTATGACACCTATAAGTATTTTAGGCGTTGGCTGCTTGGATCAAATCGTAAACTATATAAAGCCTATGGCATTTCGCAAGGCTCTTATTGTAAGCGATAAAATACTAGTGGAAATGAAATTAATTGATAAATTAACAGATGTTTTAAAAAGTGCGGGTGTATTTTACATCATCCATGATGATGTTTCCCCTAATCCAACAATCCCGCAAGTAGATTATGGCTTAAAATTGTTTCAGGATAATGGTTGTGATTTTCTGATTTCCTTTGGCGGAGGTTCACCTCATGACTGCGCTAAAGCCATTGCTTTACTCGCAACCAATGGAGGGGAGATCAAGAACTATGTAGGACTTAATAAATCCAAAAAGACCTCTGCTCCTTTAATTGCCATCAATACAACTGCCGGCACGGGCAGCGAATTGACTCGGTTTTGTGTAATTACGGATGAAAAAAATCACATTAAAATGACAATTACCGATTGGCATGTAACACCGATTATCGCCGTAAATGATGCAGAACTTATGTTAGGAATGCCGCCCGGTCTTACTGCTGCTACAGGAATGGATGCATTGACTCATGCGATTGAAGCCTATGTATCTACCAATGCCACCCCTGTCACAGATTGTAAAGCTCTAAAAGCCATTGAACTGATTGCGGGTTATCTTAAAACTGCCTTTTCAAATGGCAGTGATATACATGCAAGAGAAATGATGGTTTACGCCGAATATTTAGCTGGAATTGCCTTTAATAATGCCAGCTTAGGCTATGTACATGCTCTAGCACACCAACTAGGCGGAATGTATAACTTGCCCCATGGTTTAGCCAATTCGATCATGCTGCCTTATGTTGTCGACTATAATCGCCATGCTGTACCTCATCACTATGCTGCCATTGCCCGTGCTTTAGGTAAGGATACTAAAGATCTATCAGACGAAGCTGCGGCTTTGCTGGCAGTAGCTGCAATTAAAGAACTAATTCAGGATCTTAAGATCCCTAAGACCCTTTCTGAAGTACGGGGATTTAATGAAAAAGATATTCCAACTCTTGCAGCAAACGCTCTCAAAGACATTTGCTGCGTAACCAATCCTCGCCAAGGTCCTCAGGAGGAAATCGAAGGCATCTTTAGATCCGCCATCTAA
- a CDS encoding DJ-1/PfpI family protein, whose amino-acid sequence MTKKILLLTGDCAEDYEVKVPQQALMMLGYQVDVAAPNKKAGDTLQLVVHDFVNLDTYIELTGHRIPVDIATVDVNPDDYIGLVIPGGRAPEYIRMYDESIAIVQAFFTADKPVAAVCHGTQLLAAAGVLSDRNVTSYPACSAECRLAGATWQDQPVVTCGKLVTAQAWPNHPAWLKAFVDLLGAQITI is encoded by the coding sequence ATGACAAAAAAGATCTTATTGTTAACGGGTGACTGTGCAGAAGACTATGAAGTGAAAGTACCTCAACAAGCATTAATGATGCTAGGCTATCAAGTAGATGTCGCCGCTCCAAACAAAAAAGCAGGTGACACATTACAGCTAGTCGTACATGATTTTGTAAATCTAGATACCTATATCGAATTAACTGGTCATCGTATCCCCGTAGATATAGCAACCGTCGATGTAAATCCCGATGATTATATAGGTCTTGTCATTCCAGGCGGACGGGCACCTGAATATATTAGAATGTATGATGAAAGCATTGCCATCGTTCAAGCATTTTTCACAGCAGACAAACCTGTTGCCGCTGTTTGCCACGGCACCCAGCTTCTCGCTGCTGCTGGTGTATTATCGGATCGCAATGTTACCTCGTACCCTGCCTGCTCTGCAGAATGCCGCCTGGCTGGAGCCACTTGGCAAGATCAGCCCGTTGTCACCTGCGGCAAATTAGTCACCGCTCAAGCATGGCCCAATCATCCTGCTTGGCTCAAAGCTTTTGTTGACTTGTTAGGTGCTCAGATTACAATTTAA
- the cobS gene encoding adenosylcobinamide-GDP ribazoletransferase, whose protein sequence is MFGNVIGDFITGFQFLTRIPIKAQTQWSPNSFSQSVKYFPLIGGIIGLILAGIVYGAQGLLGVKIPMHLLAIGLILFEIILTGGLHCDGLMDTIDGVFSGKPREKMLEIMKDSRVGAFGAMSFCLLIFVKYSLLMDMDPKLLPLAVLVMPIVGRTAVVIPITFYPYARPEGLGKAFYQSSHKYTLYVAGILAALLLIPLGKIVIVSGVIGIGFAFLLSEYVSKRLGGLTGDVYGATIELTEIVTLLVFIIYS, encoded by the coding sequence TTGTTTGGAAATGTGATTGGCGATTTTATTACCGGGTTTCAATTTTTGACACGAATTCCAATCAAAGCACAAACCCAATGGTCGCCAAATAGCTTTAGTCAGAGTGTTAAATATTTCCCGCTTATTGGCGGGATTATTGGTTTGATTTTAGCTGGGATTGTATATGGAGCGCAAGGGCTTTTGGGAGTAAAAATACCGATGCACCTTCTGGCAATCGGATTGATTTTGTTTGAAATCATATTGACCGGGGGTTTACACTGTGATGGGTTAATGGACACCATTGACGGTGTTTTTTCAGGAAAACCTCGTGAAAAAATGTTAGAGATTATGAAAGACAGCAGAGTCGGTGCTTTTGGTGCAATGTCTTTTTGTCTGTTAATCTTTGTAAAATATTCTTTGCTTATGGATATGGATCCTAAGTTGTTACCCTTAGCCGTTTTAGTTATGCCGATTGTAGGACGGACAGCCGTTGTCATTCCGATTACATTCTATCCTTATGCCAGGCCGGAAGGGCTAGGAAAGGCATTTTATCAATCTTCACATAAGTATACCCTTTATGTGGCCGGAATATTAGCAGCATTGCTGCTAATTCCTTTGGGTAAAATTGTAATCGTAAGTGGAGTTATCGGTATAGGTTTTGCGTTTCTTCTTTCTGAATATGTCAGTAAACGTCTCGGCGGTTTAACAGGGGATGTATATGGGGCGACGATTGAACTGACGGAAATTGTTACCTTG
- a CDS encoding EutN/CcmL family microcompartment protein: MWLGKVVGTVVAPTKNESLIGNKLLVVQPLNLDGMNTISLQVAVDTVGAGNSDTVLVSTGSSARRVMNNDNSAVDAAIVGIVENIDLEGISKAQYWVQKG, encoded by the coding sequence ATGTGGCTTGGCAAAGTGGTAGGAACCGTTGTGGCCCCGACTAAAAATGAAAGTTTAATCGGCAATAAGTTATTAGTGGTTCAACCCTTAAATTTAGACGGAATGAACACCATCAGCCTGCAAGTTGCAGTCGATACTGTAGGAGCAGGCAATAGCGATACGGTGTTAGTATCTACTGGAAGCTCTGCACGGCGGGTAATGAACAACGACAATAGTGCTGTTGACGCAGCCATTGTCGGAATTGTAGAAAATATCGATTTAGAAGGTATTTCTAAGGCACAATATTGGGTGCAAAAAGGCTAA